A window from Desulfovibrio subterraneus encodes these proteins:
- a CDS encoding isoprenyl transferase encodes MSTDNRPDWVAPEDLPAHVSIIMDGNGRWAKARGLERTEGHRAGTETVRTIVREARALGIRHLTLYTFSSENWARPKHEVGFLFELLVSFLKRELPELMEQNIRLQILGELKDLPLPARTALQHAIKKTAANTAMTLNLALNYSGRGEIVRAVKAIVAKGISPDEIDEATISDHLYSAGQPDPDLMIRTSGEERLSNFLLYQHAYSEFHFTTTYWPDFSVEEFRSALCAYANRERRFGKTGDQIKA; translated from the coding sequence TTGAGTACGGACAACCGGCCCGATTGGGTCGCCCCAGAAGACCTGCCCGCCCATGTATCCATTATCATGGATGGCAACGGGCGTTGGGCAAAAGCCCGGGGGCTTGAAAGAACGGAAGGACACCGCGCCGGAACGGAAACCGTCCGCACAATCGTCCGTGAGGCCAGGGCTCTGGGCATCCGCCACCTTACCCTCTATACGTTTTCGAGCGAGAACTGGGCGCGCCCCAAGCACGAAGTGGGCTTTCTGTTCGAGTTGCTTGTTTCGTTCCTGAAAAGGGAACTGCCGGAACTCATGGAACAGAACATCCGCCTGCAGATTCTGGGTGAACTGAAGGATCTGCCGCTCCCTGCCCGCACTGCCCTGCAGCACGCCATAAAAAAAACCGCAGCCAACACGGCCATGACGCTGAACCTTGCCTTGAACTATTCCGGGCGGGGCGAGATAGTGCGGGCCGTGAAAGCCATAGTTGCCAAAGGCATTTCCCCCGATGAGATCGACGAGGCAACCATCTCGGACCACCTGTATTCCGCAGGCCAGCCCGATCCGGACCTCATGATACGCACCAGCGGCGAAGAACGCCTCTCCAACTTTCTGCTGTATCAGCATGCATACAGCGAGTTCCATTTCACCACGACCTACTGGCCAGATTTCAGCGTGGAGGAGTTTCGCTCCGCGCTCTGTGCATACGCCAACCGCGAAAGACGGTTCGGCAAGACCGGAGACCAGATCAAGGCATGA
- the dxr gene encoding 1-deoxy-D-xylulose-5-phosphate reductoisomerase — MINYISPLPDAAWADAFPRPVVILGSTGSIGTSALQVLREQPHMFRVIGLAGARNVELLARQAGEWRPPYLAVLDAAAAQNLKAALPAGYTPTILHGPDGYARLATLDEATTVLSAQVGAAGLRATFAAAKAGKVIALANKESLVLAGDLIREVCRTSGASILPVDSEHNAIFQALCGHDGADVRRIILTASGGPFRGRDREFLGSVTRAQALAHPNWSMGAKISIDSATLMNKGLEVIEAHHLYGLALDRIDVVVHPQSIIHSLVEYSDCSQIAHMGPPDMRIAIGYCMGWPKLLNTGVRPLDLVKCGPLTFEEPDISSFPCLELARESLRGGNGLPVVLNAANEVAVESFLHDRIGFATIPELIERAMRTHDGSQPESLDDIEALDAATRARVREWAT, encoded by the coding sequence ATGATCAATTACATATCTCCCCTGCCGGACGCCGCGTGGGCTGATGCATTTCCCCGCCCCGTGGTCATTCTGGGGTCAACCGGCTCCATAGGCACAAGCGCCCTGCAGGTACTTCGCGAACAGCCGCACATGTTCAGGGTGATCGGCCTTGCCGGTGCCCGCAATGTGGAACTGCTCGCCCGTCAGGCGGGAGAATGGCGCCCCCCCTATCTTGCCGTGCTGGATGCTGCCGCGGCGCAAAATCTCAAGGCTGCGCTGCCTGCGGGCTACACCCCTACCATTCTGCACGGGCCGGACGGTTACGCGCGGCTCGCCACGTTGGATGAAGCCACAACTGTTCTGTCCGCACAGGTTGGCGCTGCCGGCCTGCGGGCCACCTTTGCTGCTGCAAAGGCAGGCAAGGTCATTGCCCTTGCCAACAAGGAATCACTTGTTCTGGCTGGCGACCTCATACGGGAAGTCTGCCGCACGTCAGGTGCCTCCATCCTGCCTGTGGATTCTGAACACAACGCCATATTTCAGGCGCTGTGTGGTCATGACGGCGCAGATGTCCGCCGCATAATCCTCACGGCCTCGGGCGGCCCTTTCCGCGGCAGGGACCGGGAATTTCTCGGCTCAGTCACGCGGGCGCAGGCGCTTGCCCATCCAAACTGGTCCATGGGCGCAAAGATTTCCATAGATTCTGCAACGCTCATGAACAAAGGGCTTGAGGTCATTGAAGCGCATCACCTGTATGGACTTGCGCTCGACAGGATAGATGTGGTCGTTCACCCCCAGTCCATTATCCATTCTCTGGTGGAATATTCCGACTGTTCGCAGATAGCCCACATGGGCCCGCCGGATATGCGCATTGCCATCGGCTACTGTATGGGATGGCCGAAACTCCTGAATACCGGGGTCCGTCCGCTGGACCTTGTGAAGTGCGGCCCCTTGACCTTTGAAGAACCGGATATATCCTCCTTTCCATGTCTGGAGCTTGCGCGTGAGTCTCTGCGGGGGGGCAATGGACTGCCTGTAGTACTTAACGCCGCAAACGAAGTGGCCGTGGAGAGCTTTCTGCACGACCGCATAGGCTTCGCCACCATTCCCGAGCTTATAGAACGGGCCATGCGTACCCATGACGGTTCGCAACCTGAATCCCTTGACGATATCGAAGCGCTAGACGCTGCTACCCGCGCACGCGTGCGCGAATGGGCGACCTGA
- the rseP gene encoding RIP metalloprotease RseP, which produces MTSAIAIILVLGGLIFFHELGHFAVARLFGIGVRAFSLGFGPVILKKQYGKTEYRLSAVPLGGYVSLAGENDENDLTGGFTDAESFIKRPTWHRMCVIVAGPIANLILAFFIYWGLFWNSGQMFMAPEIGDVRAGTPAASVGLLAGDSVLDIAGTPIKYWNDVADTIGKSGGSEITVTVDRQGQVLSFDVVPERLTRKNIFGEEEESFLIGIAASGKTISVPLNGGSAAVAGLEQTWDMIVITAQGFAKIIQRVIPMDNVGGPIMIAQMVSQQTEHGVAAVLALAALISVNLGLLNLLPVPVLDGGHLVMLLIETVIRRPVPPRVMDIASRIGILLLITLMIWATFNDVRRL; this is translated from the coding sequence ATGACCAGCGCCATAGCCATTATCCTTGTCCTTGGCGGACTGATATTTTTTCATGAACTCGGCCATTTTGCCGTCGCCCGCCTGTTCGGCATTGGCGTACGGGCCTTTTCACTTGGTTTCGGACCTGTCATTCTCAAAAAGCAGTACGGCAAGACCGAATACCGCCTTTCCGCCGTACCGCTGGGCGGATATGTCTCGCTCGCAGGCGAAAACGACGAGAATGATCTTACCGGCGGCTTCACCGACGCCGAAAGCTTCATCAAACGCCCCACATGGCACCGCATGTGCGTCATTGTGGCAGGCCCCATTGCCAACCTTATTCTGGCCTTCTTCATCTACTGGGGCTTGTTCTGGAACAGCGGGCAGATGTTCATGGCACCGGAAATTGGCGACGTACGCGCGGGCACACCTGCAGCGAGCGTCGGCCTTCTTGCCGGTGACTCGGTTCTGGATATCGCCGGAACCCCCATCAAGTACTGGAACGACGTTGCGGATACCATAGGCAAGAGCGGCGGGAGCGAAATCACCGTCACGGTGGACCGGCAGGGGCAGGTGCTGAGCTTTGATGTTGTGCCTGAGCGCCTTACCCGCAAGAATATTTTCGGAGAAGAGGAAGAGAGCTTCCTCATCGGTATAGCCGCTTCCGGCAAAACCATTTCGGTCCCGCTCAATGGCGGCTCTGCTGCCGTGGCCGGTCTTGAACAGACGTGGGATATGATTGTCATCACCGCGCAGGGCTTTGCCAAGATCATTCAGCGCGTCATTCCCATGGACAACGTGGGCGGTCCCATCATGATCGCCCAGATGGTCAGCCAGCAGACCGAGCACGGCGTTGCCGCAGTTCTGGCTCTGGCGGCACTCATCAGCGTCAACCTTGGCCTGCTGAACCTGCTGCCCGTTCCCGTGCTCGACGGCGGACACCTTGTCATGCTGCTCATAGAAACCGTCATCCGCAGGCCCGTGCCGCCCCGCGTCATGGACATTGCCTCGCGTATCGGCATTCTGCTGCTCATAACCCTCATGATCTGGGCCACGTTCAACGATGTACGCAGACTCTAG
- a CDS encoding YIP1 family protein has protein sequence MLIRCPECLFERQVDLSKIPPTAQLATCPKCRFKFRFREYVVDIPDVVSPVESMEVQDSPYVHPALRDGDEQAAHGHHASPEPEAGSADAAGRDAAYAEDVASAYGERETAPEVAPDAQPETDYAHEGPDAHAAAAEVEYVVRRSAVSPVSPTAESYIDADASGMDSDADPAADSDARDGSVLHDAPAGDDAEDDVAGTDMEQAAYAARTVQDDEYDAAAAYDEETVYTVIRPHGGAEMRQYDEPGADDAPETPEDAHEPVAAAPASSKPHRHLGTISDFEDHGGKGDIWDAIAAMGDGDHSGVSAFIRHSSVEMQIPWENRGKLGLFAAWRKTLGLALFSPSSFFGCIQGAGGFAAPFLFFLFIALLSVGLETGSLSLLHSLWGDSLAAAGIALPAVSAEGLSLGSMALGLLGYAFGRLMIMSIVCHLLLRLVFSRCKSFATTFRVMVYSSAAGLLGVLPLAGFAGAQLWFLILAIVGLRQAHEADWKQAILAVLPVFVLILVAVFWFVGVGSGTAV, from the coding sequence ATGCTCATACGTTGCCCTGAATGTCTGTTCGAACGTCAGGTGGATCTTTCAAAGATTCCGCCCACCGCCCAGCTTGCGACCTGCCCCAAGTGCCGCTTCAAATTTCGGTTCCGCGAATATGTCGTGGATATTCCTGACGTTGTATCTCCTGTGGAGAGTATGGAAGTTCAGGATTCTCCCTATGTGCATCCGGCCTTGAGAGACGGAGACGAACAGGCGGCCCACGGGCATCATGCCTCGCCGGAACCGGAAGCCGGAAGCGCAGACGCCGCGGGCAGGGACGCTGCCTATGCGGAAGACGTTGCTTCTGCGTATGGCGAGCGTGAAACTGCTCCGGAAGTTGCCCCTGATGCGCAGCCTGAAACGGATTATGCTCATGAAGGGCCAGATGCGCATGCTGCCGCTGCAGAAGTGGAATATGTGGTGCGTCGTTCCGCCGTATCGCCCGTATCTCCGACTGCAGAATCCTATATTGACGCAGATGCCTCTGGTATGGATTCTGATGCTGACCCTGCTGCTGATTCTGACGCGCGCGATGGCTCTGTGCTGCATGATGCGCCTGCAGGTGATGACGCAGAAGATGACGTTGCCGGTACGGATATGGAACAGGCTGCCTATGCCGCCCGTACCGTTCAGGACGATGAATACGACGCTGCCGCCGCGTACGACGAGGAAACCGTCTATACGGTCATCAGGCCGCACGGCGGTGCTGAAATGCGGCAGTATGACGAGCCCGGGGCAGATGATGCTCCCGAGACACCGGAGGATGCGCATGAGCCGGTTGCCGCCGCGCCCGCGTCGTCCAAACCCCACAGACATCTCGGAACCATCAGTGATTTCGAAGATCATGGGGGCAAAGGTGACATTTGGGACGCCATTGCCGCCATGGGCGACGGTGATCATTCCGGTGTAAGTGCTTTCATCCGCCATTCCTCCGTGGAAATGCAGATACCCTGGGAAAACAGAGGTAAGCTCGGCCTGTTTGCCGCGTGGCGTAAGACACTCGGTCTGGCATTGTTTTCTCCTTCCAGCTTTTTCGGCTGCATTCAGGGCGCGGGCGGCTTTGCTGCTCCTTTCCTGTTCTTCCTGTTTATAGCGCTTCTCTCTGTGGGGCTGGAAACCGGTTCCCTGTCCCTTCTCCACAGCCTGTGGGGTGACTCCCTTGCTGCGGCCGGTATTGCCCTGCCTGCCGTATCCGCAGAAGGTCTGTCTCTGGGGAGTATGGCTCTCGGTCTGCTCGGATATGCCTTCGGCAGGCTCATGATAATGAGCATTGTCTGCCATCTGCTTCTCCGTCTTGTGTTCTCGCGGTGCAAATCCTTTGCAACCACATTCCGTGTCATGGTGTACAGCAGCGCTGCCGGTCTTCTGGGCGTGCTGCCTCTGGCAGGCTTCGCGGGGGCACAGCTTTGGTTTCTGATTCTTGCCATTGTGGGACTGCGGCAGGCGCATGAAGCGGACTGGAAGCAGGCTATACTGGCGGTACTGCCCGTATTTGTGCTTATTCTCGTTGCTGTGTTCTGGTTTGTGGGTGTAGGATCTGGAACGGCGGTCTAG
- the tsaB gene encoding tRNA (adenosine(37)-N6)-threonylcarbamoyltransferase complex dimerization subunit type 1 TsaB: MYADSSLTLILNGAEARLQILCGNGSELLFSQEWFTPRHGMQVLVPALMEGLARMGLSLRQVGRIAIVRGPGSFTGLRLVLSTALGMARPLNMTMGGIGYMDALAADPLALAGERPVWTVTHARRGIVHLQGFCNTAGAPGTLCQPDSATLEDAAARIAASGPCPVLLGTGIRKNLDFFAEALPQALVLPERFDHPAPETLLALAQTVDYSTDPVDPLYIRPCDAEENLDSIAAAKGLNPEEARATLAKLTTA, from the coding sequence ATGTACGCAGACTCTAGCCTCACCCTTATCCTGAACGGAGCAGAAGCCCGCCTGCAGATTCTCTGTGGCAACGGAAGCGAACTGCTGTTTTCGCAGGAATGGTTCACGCCGCGACACGGCATGCAGGTGCTTGTGCCAGCCCTTATGGAAGGACTTGCCCGCATGGGGCTGTCTCTGCGTCAGGTGGGCCGCATAGCCATTGTCCGCGGCCCGGGCTCTTTCACCGGACTGCGGCTCGTCCTCTCAACGGCGCTGGGCATGGCACGCCCGCTGAACATGACCATGGGCGGCATCGGGTACATGGACGCCCTTGCCGCAGACCCGCTGGCACTGGCAGGCGAAAGACCTGTCTGGACAGTCACCCATGCACGCCGGGGCATTGTACACCTGCAGGGCTTCTGCAACACCGCAGGTGCGCCCGGAACGCTCTGCCAGCCGGACTCCGCAACACTGGAAGATGCCGCAGCGCGCATTGCCGCCAGCGGCCCCTGTCCCGTACTGCTGGGAACGGGTATACGCAAGAATCTCGATTTCTTTGCCGAGGCGCTGCCACAGGCCCTCGTGCTGCCGGAACGCTTTGATCATCCGGCCCCCGAGACCCTGCTGGCGCTGGCACAGACAGTAGACTATTCAACCGACCCTGTTGATCCGCTCTATATCCGCCCCTGCGATGCGGAAGAAAATCTGGACAGCATAGCAGCCGCAAAAGGCTTGAATCCTGAAGAAGCCCGCGCCACGCTGGCAAAACTGACGACAGCGTAA
- the fliD gene encoding flagellar filament capping protein FliD, whose amino-acid sequence MSGGIHFSGLASGSDFDTMITQLKKVESIQVNRMKLWKGDWQKRVDAFGTINTEIQNFQSVVQKMDTMSEFLAKSATSSFDTVATATTDAKATEGVYKISVGQLARNAMWTYNSGFADKTSKVNTSGTNQTFQYTYKGTQRTLSVGPDTTVEGLVNIINSDPNNPGVKAGLVKNGNVYNLQIRGMDLGAANEMTIDAGTNLSNLPAPNGSGTDWNRQTAQNAFFRINDWPPLNLDQPELSFIQSESNTVSEAIEGLTLTLKDVGTTQITVATDTEKIKQNIQDFVDGMNAVRTKMIELTKVSANKEASDPNKGTSQFDAEKGSVLTGNYGVQLLSSRLKLAVSGRGDGFDYYSDANGGEGDYYSTLAHIGILTVADQSDKDNGLLRIDMEKLDKALAKDPTAVAELFAADGIGTSDSQHFSYYSQIKGITKPGIYDVTYDVDATGKIINAKIGGQNASIDQNTHQISSLTGDSRGLVIQVNNLVAGSYSDTVRLKQGKAGQMDDILKDVLSSDGTLKIIEKNYEDIMDEIDKKIERESDRIIRWERSIRLRFARLEATLTKYNGQMESLSKQVSQLTQK is encoded by the coding sequence ATGTCTGGCGGCATACACTTCTCCGGTCTCGCATCCGGTAGCGATTTTGACACGATGATCACTCAGCTGAAAAAAGTTGAGTCCATCCAGGTAAATCGCATGAAGCTTTGGAAGGGCGACTGGCAAAAGCGTGTCGATGCATTTGGCACCATCAACACAGAGATTCAGAACTTTCAGAGTGTGGTCCAGAAAATGGATACCATGTCTGAATTTCTTGCAAAATCCGCTACCAGTTCCTTTGACACCGTTGCCACTGCCACCACGGATGCCAAAGCCACAGAAGGCGTATATAAGATCTCTGTCGGCCAGCTTGCCCGCAATGCCATGTGGACCTACAACTCCGGATTTGCCGACAAAACATCCAAGGTTAACACTTCTGGCACCAACCAGACATTTCAGTACACTTACAAGGGTACACAGCGGACACTCTCGGTCGGTCCCGACACCACCGTTGAAGGGTTGGTCAATATCATTAATAGCGATCCCAACAACCCTGGGGTTAAGGCGGGCCTTGTAAAGAATGGCAACGTATACAACTTGCAGATTCGCGGAATGGACTTGGGCGCGGCCAATGAAATGACCATTGATGCCGGAACCAACCTCTCCAATCTGCCGGCACCCAACGGTAGCGGGACAGATTGGAACAGGCAGACAGCGCAAAACGCTTTCTTCCGGATAAATGACTGGCCGCCTCTGAATCTTGACCAGCCTGAACTCAGCTTCATTCAATCCGAGTCGAACACAGTCTCGGAGGCTATTGAGGGATTGACTCTAACCCTCAAAGACGTTGGAACCACCCAAATTACCGTTGCAACCGACACTGAGAAGATCAAACAGAACATCCAGGATTTCGTAGACGGCATGAACGCCGTCCGCACCAAGATGATCGAGTTGACAAAGGTTAGTGCCAACAAAGAGGCCTCGGACCCGAATAAGGGAACGTCACAATTCGATGCGGAAAAGGGGTCGGTACTTACCGGTAACTACGGTGTGCAGTTACTCTCTTCCCGTCTGAAGCTGGCCGTTTCCGGAAGAGGCGACGGCTTTGACTACTATTCTGATGCAAACGGCGGAGAAGGCGATTATTACTCTACGCTGGCACACATAGGCATCCTGACCGTGGCGGACCAGAGCGACAAGGATAACGGTCTGCTCCGCATCGACATGGAGAAGCTGGACAAGGCACTTGCCAAAGACCCCACGGCCGTTGCCGAACTTTTTGCAGCAGACGGCATAGGCACATCTGATTCCCAGCACTTCTCCTACTACTCGCAGATCAAGGGAATCACCAAACCCGGTATCTATGATGTCACCTATGATGTTGACGCCACGGGCAAAATCATTAACGCCAAGATTGGCGGACAGAATGCCAGCATTGACCAGAACACGCACCAGATATCCTCTCTCACAGGCGACTCACGCGGCCTTGTCATACAGGTAAACAACCTTGTTGCGGGCAGCTACTCTGATACGGTCCGCCTCAAGCAGGGCAAAGCCGGTCAGATGGACGACATTCTCAAGGATGTTCTCAGTTCCGACGGAACGTTGAAAATTATTGAGAAGAACTATGAAGATATCATGGATGAGATCGATAAGAAGATAGAACGCGAATCTGACCGCATCATCCGGTGGGAACGCTCCATCCGGCTCAGATTTGCCCGACTCGAAGCGACGCTCACGAAATACAACGGCCAGATGGAATCCCTGAGCAAGCAGGTATCCCAGCTGACCCAGAAGTAG
- a CDS encoding pyridoxal phosphate-dependent decarboxylase family protein has protein sequence MTSQSTDYTLDLERLDDHLDRVMQIIGDHIRTVRTDPVVAQTSFEKVRASFPSELPYQGNDPDQVLDEVVASFPPVNTRIGHPRFLAWITTSPSPAGTIGELLSVGFNQAPLSFKGGPAATALENIVLTWFSEIFGYGEGWGGTLVSGGTVANLMGITVARQAHVPNVAEKGLQGIEKPITLYVSDQGHMSISRSAMLLGIGHDHVRSIPSDENFRMRVDALREAVEADHKAGFHPFCVVAQAGSVSTGAIDPLNDLADFCEDQGLWLHVDAAYGGAALLSETHRPKLHGINRADSVCVDPHKWFFVPLECGITLFKSSAQQKATFRAKAAYLGQESDWDLKNTNFQLSRQGRALKLWFSFRTYGLDRLAAIVDRNCAMAQLFLTLAAASPNWTPAAPADLSIACARFVPEGHERWTQEELDQLHIDLLAELERSGKGFLTPARIGGKAAVRLCIANHRTTEDDIRLLFDVMTEIGLRLSANGPRQAQGTAEGSRT, from the coding sequence ATGACCTCCCAGTCTACGGACTATACACTCGACCTTGAGCGGCTGGACGACCATCTGGACCGCGTCATGCAGATCATAGGCGACCACATCCGCACCGTGCGGACCGACCCTGTGGTCGCGCAGACCAGCTTTGAAAAGGTACGCGCCTCGTTCCCCTCGGAACTGCCGTATCAGGGAAACGATCCCGATCAGGTGCTGGATGAGGTTGTCGCCTCCTTCCCGCCCGTGAATACCCGCATCGGCCACCCCCGCTTTCTGGCGTGGATAACCACAAGCCCCTCGCCCGCCGGAACCATAGGCGAGCTGCTCAGCGTGGGATTCAATCAGGCTCCCCTGTCCTTCAAGGGCGGGCCTGCGGCTACGGCGCTTGAGAACATCGTACTCACGTGGTTTTCCGAAATCTTCGGCTACGGCGAGGGCTGGGGCGGCACGCTCGTTTCCGGCGGAACCGTGGCCAACCTCATGGGCATTACCGTTGCCCGACAGGCCCACGTACCCAACGTGGCGGAAAAAGGCCTGCAGGGCATTGAAAAGCCCATCACCCTGTACGTATCCGATCAGGGACACATGTCCATTTCGCGCTCGGCAATGCTGCTGGGTATTGGACACGACCACGTCCGCAGCATTCCTTCGGACGAAAATTTCCGCATGCGGGTGGATGCCCTGCGCGAAGCCGTTGAGGCAGACCACAAGGCCGGCTTCCATCCCTTCTGCGTTGTGGCGCAGGCGGGTTCTGTTTCCACGGGTGCCATCGATCCGCTCAACGATCTTGCCGACTTCTGCGAAGATCAGGGCCTGTGGCTGCACGTTGATGCGGCCTACGGCGGCGCCGCCCTGCTTTCCGAAACGCACCGGCCCAAACTGCACGGCATCAATCGCGCAGATTCCGTCTGCGTTGACCCGCACAAGTGGTTCTTCGTACCGCTGGAATGCGGCATCACACTCTTCAAGAGCAGCGCTCAGCAGAAAGCCACGTTCAGGGCCAAGGCTGCCTATCTCGGGCAGGAATCGGACTGGGATCTGAAGAACACCAATTTCCAGCTTTCACGGCAGGGGCGCGCGCTCAAGCTGTGGTTCTCGTTCCGCACCTACGGACTGGACCGGCTTGCCGCCATTGTGGACAGAAACTGCGCCATGGCACAGCTCTTCCTGACACTTGCCGCTGCCTCTCCCAACTGGACTCCGGCCGCACCTGCCGACCTTTCCATCGCCTGCGCCCGCTTCGTTCCCGAAGGGCATGAACGTTGGACGCAGGAAGAACTGGACCAGCTGCACATTGACCTGCTTGCGGAACTGGAGCGTAGCGGAAAGGGCTTTCTCACCCCTGCGCGCATCGGCGGCAAGGCCGCTGTTCGCCTGTGCATTGCCAACCATCGCACCACCGAAGACGACATCCGCCTGCTCTTCGACGTGATGACCGAGATCGGCCTGCGCCTTTCCGCCAACGGCCCCCGTCAGGCACAGGGCACTGCAGAAGGTTCCCGCACATGA
- the fliS gene encoding flagellar export chaperone FliS has protein sequence MQKAAKAYFQTQVATTSQGKLLLMLYDGCIKFLNQSKVKIEERDYAQKGILISKALDVINELDSSLNAEKGGELAENLHKLYFYCSTRLLNANLKMDIGYIDEVIKILSGLRSAYAQIIDTPEAAAAAAMTTPVQTGQTNVTHNPMGGIPKPAAFGGAKGPMPKANAFAMQAQAATAPAQESGIRPGAPTGGYAKPAQSQQATPPAQGQPVQTTAPAEPDVTAPQQAQPDSTDSKPLDFSGKRLSGAAMYRKIAAHNNP, from the coding sequence ATGCAGAAAGCAGCCAAGGCTTACTTTCAGACACAGGTAGCGACCACCTCACAGGGTAAGCTGCTCCTGATGCTCTATGACGGCTGCATCAAGTTTCTCAATCAGTCCAAGGTCAAGATCGAGGAACGGGATTATGCCCAGAAGGGTATACTCATCTCTAAAGCCCTTGATGTTATCAATGAACTGGACAGCAGCCTGAATGCAGAAAAAGGCGGAGAACTGGCGGAGAACCTGCATAAGCTGTATTTCTACTGCTCTACCCGTCTGCTCAATGCCAACCTGAAAATGGATATCGGCTACATTGACGAGGTCATCAAGATTCTGTCTGGACTGCGCAGTGCCTATGCGCAGATCATTGATACTCCCGAGGCAGCCGCTGCAGCCGCAATGACCACTCCGGTGCAGACGGGGCAGACCAATGTGACGCATAATCCCATGGGCGGCATCCCCAAACCGGCAGCTTTTGGCGGAGCCAAGGGCCCCATGCCCAAGGCAAACGCCTTTGCCATGCAGGCACAGGCTGCCACGGCTCCTGCTCAGGAATCAGGTATACGGCCGGGCGCCCCGACAGGCGGATATGCAAAACCGGCCCAGTCCCAGCAGGCCACCCCGCCTGCTCAGGGCCAGCCGGTGCAGACCACAGCGCCTGCCGAGCCTGATGTCACCGCGCCGCAGCAGGCGCAGCCGGATTCCACGGACAGCAAGCCGCTGGACTTTTCCGGCAAACGGCTTTCAGGTGCCGCCATGTACCGGAAGATTGCAGCACACAACAATCCATAA
- a CDS encoding phosphatidate cytidylyltransferase yields the protein MTDSHKQRWITSLVVLPFLIISLLLGGRALFAATLIVAAAGQYEFYSMFWPGRRNLVYKLLGCLLGAGVLYGAHIDSQYTMLACITGAFWMGAIGFLVRYGMGEDHSVRFEEANILTAGILYLPLVIQIALRLTPVEAALVLLACFASDIGGFYTGCKFGKHKIWPTVSPKKTWEGSLGGMTLCMIVCLAIGLASGSAPWWAWLMLGLFLNIASQCGDFFESALKRTLGVKDSGTLLPGHGGILDRIDSILLALPAYALARAVYTFF from the coding sequence ATGACCGACTCACATAAACAACGCTGGATAACCTCCCTCGTCGTCCTTCCCTTTCTCATCATTTCCCTGCTGCTCGGCGGGCGGGCTCTTTTTGCGGCAACCCTGATCGTTGCCGCTGCCGGTCAGTATGAGTTCTACTCCATGTTCTGGCCCGGCAGACGCAACCTCGTCTACAAGCTGCTCGGCTGCCTTCTCGGTGCCGGAGTTCTCTACGGGGCGCACATAGACAGCCAGTACACCATGCTGGCCTGTATTACCGGCGCGTTCTGGATGGGAGCCATCGGCTTTCTGGTCCGCTACGGCATGGGCGAGGACCACTCGGTCCGCTTTGAAGAAGCCAACATCCTCACGGCGGGTATTCTGTACCTGCCGCTGGTCATACAGATAGCCCTGCGCCTCACGCCAGTGGAAGCGGCCCTCGTCCTGCTGGCCTGTTTCGCCTCGGACATCGGCGGCTTTTATACCGGCTGCAAGTTCGGCAAGCACAAAATATGGCCTACCGTGAGCCCCAAGAAAACGTGGGAAGGTTCACTCGGCGGCATGACACTCTGCATGATAGTCTGTCTCGCCATAGGTCTTGCTTCCGGCTCCGCGCCGTGGTGGGCATGGCTGATGCTCGGCCTGTTCCTGAACATTGCCTCGCAGTGCGGTGACTTTTTCGAGTCCGCTCTCAAGCGGACCCTCGGGGTCAAGGATTCCGGCACGCTCCTGCCCGGTCATGGCGGCATCCTTGACCGGATCGATTCCATTCTGCTCGCCCTGCCAGCCTATGCGCTGGCCCGTGCCGTATACACCTTCTTCTAG